In Osmia bicornis bicornis chromosome 1, iOsmBic2.1, whole genome shotgun sequence, the following proteins share a genomic window:
- the LOC114871938 gene encoding uncharacterized protein LOC114871938 → MGDLSKCKCKENIHHRRRVKITGTKWEQPIPKSKEYWKKFCDNEEKRLIVVRNPFFRYSYHSISKNDSELPDFNTNLIDNASNFHSSFHVNTDENSLHRLTCNDTKLFLKAALKTPLQTSTKISDRGCSLPKVVRIPKLDTKGPQPSSDRIFPVKVDPHIQNEPKAPSKSTSTDSTALPMLDKFLATSGIESTLNKLQKHLKLLEKRNIPEKVATSRKNRHRNKTTETDTEESEHTKSRDERKDQKLPTDRVSLRYSTRFAYKALKHLTSNKNLDFTPKIMEQLSEESLPKLSEDTSTNGDEKVKPLKRVDAEERKQDSKKSLYGEDTERKSIKDSEFTGTDVEGATLKSDQATSKTIPSESRYTSGPSLEFVYPESRESTSARILASIPRLSGFPRKNCDRCLPCMYRSFEAPLERKISFPRTALQRIISSKKVRITASSDSSEDSSFTSVGIANLENERMLNDKIECNDVTFDEQNNAVESQIAAEAVQEQHQTVENTTEQKSITDSGISCETIMKKIKEDDSSWKNLKDIEAKPFASFHSESSEEDDSIVISISDEQAKPKYLVPCHAPTVFRPSLEPLRALRHRKPTTLQDRIARLESSSLKKSASIDELDDVQEKPKSVSKGTLQEGKPPPPLMKAKSVLEKLTPEEMQTPSEKKEHILKKGFSFSNFSSSSDFVSDNSETLHNVSEDTIKELKAILSKSDSKLPLTKPDEIVEALGNLEDSSSTNMLEILCKEFSERLLKSTENDKLNGKKRRKTIATLTRLLVDSKRYLYPDKFPSDLLFSTNQPICCNPRILRRILPLKSYNLIAPVLGLPEWHRKKRTSSEDTKSRRRIDQQRPDDGTVSDDDSLLVQPPTLKDIESLSDKEKLGQCRYNPYALFMKKPRRKVVTWRPLKKRDMEGYDPDATLKMRAENTMNTIFHDFCQWVETLGGTDKTIDEEALWDMFEIDFDAEACKAMQVSIREMPVVPTAVALTRNSPDASKLAMTKKHVMKDVKAEQKPAKIKAFGTSIPWDIRFVPPNNQVERRWLQCDNVPKDLETMDVVWKDITHLRSVRGYVEWLKQHPAIPQPEALKKIVSMDAITLKQTEDDEAFAHLELDINEIKSFRVPDSADITF, encoded by the exons ATGGGTGACTTGTCCAAATGCAAATGTAAGGAGAACATCCATCACAGAAGGAGAGTAAAAATCACCGGAACCAA ATGGGAGCAACCGATTCCAAAATCGAAAGAATATTGGAAGAAATTCTGCGACAATGAGGAGAAGAGATTGATCGTAGTAAGAAATCCTTTCTTTCGCTATTCCTACCATTCCATTTCAAAAAATGATTCCGAACTTCCTGATTTTAATACAAATCTTATTGATAACGCGtctaattttcattcttcGTTTCACGTTAACACAGACGAAAACTCTTTGCACAGATTAACCTGCAACGATACAAAGTTATTTCTAAAAGCAGCGTTAAAAACTCCATTGCAAACTTCGACAAAAATTTCAGATAGAGGCTGCTCGCTGCCTAAAGTTGTACGAATCCCAAAATTAGATACTAAGGGTCCTCAACCCAGTTCCGATAGGATTTTCCCCGTTAAAGTGGATCCCCATATTCAGAATGAACCGAAAGCTCCGAGCAAAAGTACTTCCACTGATTCTACTGCTCTTCCGATGCTCGATAAGTTTCTTGCGACATCGGGCATCGAGTCAACGCTGAATAAATTAcagaaacatttaaaattgCTAGAGAAGAGAAACATCCCGGAAAAAGTTGCAACGTCTCGGAAGAATCGTCACAGAAATAAAACTACGGAAACGGACACTGAAGAAAGCGAGCATACAAAAAGTCGAGACGAGAGGAAAGATCAAAAGCTGCCAACAGATCGAGTTTCCCTCAGGTATTCCACCCGTTTCGCTTACAAAGCGCTCAAACATTTAACCAGCAATAAAAACTTGGACTTCACGCCGAAAATAATGGAGCAATTGTCTGAAGAGTCACTTCCAAAGCTAAGCGAAGATACATCTACGAACGGGGATGAAAAAGTGAAGCCACTTAAGAGGGTGGATGCTGAAGAACGTAAGCAAGACAGCAAGAAATCTTTGTACGGTGAGGACACGGAAAGAAAGTCGATTAAGGATTCAGAATTCACGGGTACCGACGTCGAAGGTGCAACTTTGAAATCGGACCAGGCAACGTCAAAGACGATTCCCTCGGAATCTCGTTACACGTCGGGACCTAGCCTTGAATTCGTGTATCCTGAAAGCAGAGAGAGTACTTCCGCTCGTATCTTAGCGTCGATTCCAAGATTGTCCGGGTTTCCAAGAAAGAATTGCGACAGGTGTTTACCATGCATGTACAGATCGTTTGAAGCTCCGCTAGAGCGAAAGATATCTTTTCCTAGAACTGCTCTGCAAAGAATCATAAGCTCAAAAAAAGTCAGGATAACAGCGTCTAGCGATTCGTCGGAAGACAGCAGTTTCACTTCTGTTGGCATAGCAAACCTCGAGAACGAAAGAATGTTGAATGACAAAATTGAATGCAACGATGTTACATTTGACGAGCAGAATAATGCTGTTGAAAGTCAAATCGCTGCTGAAGCTGTTCAAGAGCAACATCAGACAGTTGAAAATACGACGGAACAGAAGAGTATTACAGATTCGGGAATCTCATGTGAAACgattatgaaaaaaattaaagaggATGATTCGAgttggaaaaatttgaaggATATCGAAGCGAAGCCTTTCGCTTCGTTTCACAGTGAAAGCTCCGAGGAGGACGATTCGATTGTCATTTCAATCAGCGATGAGCAAGCTAAGCCGAAATATTTGGTACCCTGTCATGCCCCTACGGTTTTCAGACCCAGCTTAGAACCCTTAAGAGCTTTGAGACACAGAAAACCGACCACCCTGCAAGATCGAATTGCTCGCCTTGAGTCATCATCCTTAAAGAAGAGCGCTTCCATCGACGAGCTCGATGACGTTCAAGAGAAACCAAAATCTGTATCAAAAGGTACTCTCCAAGAAGGGAAACCTCCGCCTCCTTTGATGAAAGCAAAATCCGTTTTGGAAAAGCTGACGCCGGAAGAAATGCAAACACCTTCGGAAAAGAAAGAGCACATTCTCAAAAAAGGTTTCAGTTTctcaaatttttcttcatcgtcagATTTCGTGTCTGATAATTCAGAAACTCTTCATAACGTGTCAGAAGATACGATAAAAGAGTTGAAAGCTATTCTTTCAAAATCTGATTCAAAATTACCACTTACAAAGCCAGATGAGATCGTCGAAGCGTTGGGAAATCTTGAAGATTCATCGTCAACGAATATGTTAGAAATCTTGTGCAAAGAGTTTTCGGAACGTCTTTTGAAGTCGACAGAAAACGACAAACTGAATGGAAAGAAACGTAGAAAAACGATCGCGACTCTGACGAGGTTGTTAGTCGATTCTAAACGTTATTTGTACCCCGATAAGTTTCCCTCTGACTTACTTTTCTCCACGAATCAGCCGATCTGTTGCAACCCTCGAATCCTTCGCCGAATCTTGCCCCTAAAATCGTACAATCTGATTGCGCCAGTGCTGGGATTGCCGGAATGGCATCGGAAAAAACGAACCTCGTCCGAAGATACAAAATCGAGGCGTCGTATCGATCAGCAACGTCCCGACGATGGGACTGTGTCCGACGATGACTCCTTGCTG GTGCAACCACCGACACTGAAAGACATCGAATCGCTGAGTGACAAGGAGAAACTCGGTCAATGTAGATACAATCCTTACGCTCTATTTATGAAGAAACCAAGACGCAAG GTTGTTACGTGGCGTCCGCTGAAGAAACGAGACATGGAGGGCTACGATCCAGACGCAACATTGAAAATGAGGGCGGAAAATACGATGAATACGATATTTCACGATTTTTGCCAGTGGGTCGAAACCTTGGGTGGAACGGATAAGACTATCGACGAAGAAGCTCTCTGGGACATGTTTGAAATCGATTTCGACGCGGAAGCTTGCAAAGCGATGCAG GTATCGATTCGAGAAATGCCTGTGGTACCTACGGCTGTGGCTTTAACAAGGAACTCCCCCGATGCGAGTAAGCTCGCCATGACGAAGAAACACGTTATGAAAGATGTGAAAGCGGAGCAAAAACCGGCGAAAATAAAAGCCTTCGGGACTAGTATACCTTGGGATATTCGATTTGTACCACCTAATAATCAGGTGGAGAGAAGGTGGTTGCAATGCGACAACGTGCCGAAGGATCTTGAAACGATGGACGTAGTTTGGAAGGATATTACTCATCTAAGAAGCGTGAGAGGATACGTCGAATGGCTTAAACAGCATCCAGCG ATTCCTCAGCCGGAAGCTTTAAAGAAAATCGTATCAATGGATGCTATAACTCTGAAACAGACAGAGGACGACGAAGCGTTCGCGCATCTCGAGCTggatattaatgaaattaagaGCTTCAGAGTGCCAGACAGCGCTGATATAACCTTCTGA